The following coding sequences lie in one Chlamydiales bacterium genomic window:
- a CDS encoding SulP family inorganic anion transporter has protein sequence MKHSHDEISLSVLWRGFGNYRLDMLRADVFAALGVALLSVPLSMAYALAAGLPPIVGVFATIFGAIFAAAFGSSRHLVVGPTNTIAILIQAGIAEILYTYYRDVGPVERSNLALNIMIQLTLVVGILQLLAGVFKLGRLTQFVSRSVVIGYVVGAALAIVVSQFYYFVGMSTQEHPSGIYEKLEYLVLHIQQAHLPTVLLGLGSIIFLLLGSRLSKRIPVAVIMLAIASSAVLLVNSIDSTNSFAHVVLVKDFGEIDSIFPTISMPFFDARIMNTLLPIAFAIALLGILEATTIAKTIAAHTGQVLSMNQEILAMGVSNILVSCLGSMPCSGSFARSSLNYSFGAKTRIAAVLSGVFVGAIFYVFQPIVANIPLSALAAILLVSAVRMINVSELKLCIKATASDCVVLVVTVLACVLFNLEIAFYMGVILSIVLYLKKASTPRFVECAVDKSGELSVLIASEPSVNKEIRVLQVEGELFFAAADLLQTTVKSIAEDAHVKVVVLHMTNAYHVDATACVVLQHLYDYLHRTGRHLVASGISRQVWQVFCDSGLASKLGSENLFFYEEKHPAHATQKAMLWAEALSRLHGEDESLNQDLVPSTGSHFKVVPSKGTLS, from the coding sequence ATGAAACATAGTCATGATGAGATATCTCTATCAGTTTTATGGAGAGGGTTTGGAAATTATAGGCTCGATATGCTTCGAGCAGATGTATTTGCAGCTCTTGGTGTTGCGCTCCTATCTGTTCCACTTTCTATGGCCTATGCGCTTGCAGCTGGCTTGCCCCCTATAGTAGGTGTTTTTGCTACAATTTTTGGTGCCATTTTTGCTGCAGCTTTTGGATCCTCTCGGCACTTGGTTGTGGGTCCTACAAATACAATAGCTATTCTAATTCAAGCAGGTATTGCAGAAATTCTTTATACCTATTATCGAGATGTAGGTCCTGTTGAGCGAAGTAATTTAGCTCTAAACATCATGATACAATTAACTCTTGTTGTTGGGATTTTACAACTTCTTGCTGGTGTTTTCAAATTGGGTAGGTTGACGCAATTTGTCAGCCGCTCTGTTGTTATTGGCTATGTTGTAGGAGCAGCTCTTGCCATCGTTGTAAGCCAGTTTTATTACTTTGTTGGCATGTCAACCCAAGAGCATCCATCTGGTATCTATGAAAAATTAGAATACCTTGTTTTGCATATTCAACAAGCGCATTTGCCAACGGTGCTTCTTGGCCTTGGTAGTATCATCTTTCTTTTATTAGGCTCTCGCCTAAGTAAACGTATACCTGTTGCTGTCATTATGCTAGCCATTGCAAGTTCTGCAGTCTTACTTGTCAACAGTATCGATAGCACTAATTCATTTGCCCATGTAGTTCTTGTAAAAGACTTTGGCGAGATCGACTCAATATTTCCAACGATTTCTATGCCTTTTTTTGATGCACGCATCATGAATACTCTTTTGCCAATAGCTTTTGCGATTGCTTTACTTGGAATATTAGAAGCTACAACTATTGCCAAAACTATTGCAGCACATACGGGTCAAGTACTTTCTATGAACCAAGAAATACTGGCTATGGGCGTAAGTAATATCTTAGTTTCTTGTTTGGGTTCGATGCCTTGTTCTGGAAGCTTTGCTAGAAGCTCTTTAAATTATAGTTTTGGTGCAAAAACACGCATTGCTGCAGTTCTTAGTGGTGTATTTGTTGGAGCAATTTTCTATGTTTTTCAGCCCATTGTTGCAAATATTCCTCTTTCTGCACTAGCTGCGATCTTACTTGTTTCTGCAGTGCGCATGATTAATGTGTCTGAACTTAAATTGTGTATTAAAGCAACAGCTTCTGATTGTGTTGTCTTAGTGGTAACTGTGCTTGCATGCGTACTTTTTAACCTGGAAATTGCATTTTATATGGGCGTGATCTTATCGATAGTCCTATATCTTAAAAAAGCATCGACACCGCGCTTTGTGGAATGCGCTGTAGATAAATCTGGAGAGCTTTCTGTCCTGATTGCAAGCGAGCCTTCTGTAAATAAAGAAATTCGTGTTTTACAAGTGGAAGGAGAACTCTTTTTTGCAGCAGCAGACCTTTTGCAAACAACTGTTAAATCGATTGCAGAAGATGCGCATGTTAAAGTAGTTGTTTTGCATATGACGAATGCATACCATGTGGATGCAACAGCTTGTGTTGTGTTGCAGCATTTATATGATTACTTGCACCGTACAGGAAGGCATCTTGTGGCAAGTGGAATATCTAGGCAAGTGTGGCAAGTATTTTGTGATTCTGGTCTTGCAAGCAAACTTGGTTCTGAAAATCTATTTTTTTATGAGGAAAAGCATCCTGCGCATGCAACGCAAAAAGCGATGTTATGGGCAGAGGCTTTGTCTCGTCTTCACGGAGAAGATGAGTCTTTGAACCAAGATCTTGTCCCCTCAACTGGATCCCATTTTAAAGTCGTTCCATCAAAGGGGACTTTGTCGTAG
- the yidD gene encoding membrane protein insertion efficiency factor YidD: protein MKTHLLIILLLQTSIFANPCFIEPWGKDASLVHPAKKPCCKPNFPLTSLGEALIRFHQNVISPIDGPRSHYRPSSSQYAMDAIRTYGFFPGIALGCDRLLRENSDPWIYDKVPFDGTTLKWDPVEGTRSWFKDSSSP from the coding sequence ATGAAAACACATCTCCTAATAATATTACTGCTACAAACATCTATTTTTGCAAATCCTTGCTTTATAGAGCCTTGGGGAAAGGATGCCTCTCTTGTACATCCCGCAAAAAAGCCATGCTGTAAACCCAACTTCCCACTTACATCCCTTGGAGAAGCCCTCATTCGCTTTCATCAAAACGTCATCTCTCCAATAGATGGCCCAAGAAGCCACTATAGACCAAGCAGCTCTCAATATGCCATGGACGCAATCAGAACATATGGATTTTTTCCTGGAATTGCTCTTGGATGCGATAGGCTCCTAAGAGAAAATAGTGATCCTTGGATCTACGACAAAGTCCCCTTTGATGGAACGACTTTAAAATGGGATCCAGTTGAGGGGACAAGATCTTGGTTCAAAGACTCATCTTCTCCGTGA